The DNA window GACTAAGGGCAAGGAGAAGCCTCTGGAGGAACGTTTGGCTTGCTCCACATCCATCCTATTTAACCAGAAACAGGTGCTGTGTTCAGTCATCCAAAAAATTCTGAGCGTATAATGAGCTATTCACACAGAGAGGACAGTTTACAGTACCACACAAATTGTATTGTTTTGCTCAATACGAACATTGGGGTTAGGACACTCAAATTTGTACTTACTGCATCCACAGTAGCTTTTGCACACTCTTGACTACAGCAGAAAGGGCTGTCGGACACCGTCAGATTTGTGCTAGAAGAGACAGGTCGCTTGTGAGAACGTGAAAGCCAAGTCTCTCCCCCAGGAGTATGGGGGAATATAACAATGGGATATTCAGAATCATTGTTAGAGTTGCCAAGTTGAAGGGGAAGGCCTGCAGAGACAGCCAGCAGCTAACAAAGCATGGCACCACTCAGGACAGGAAGTTTCAAGGTTACTTGTTTAGGAGAAAGGAACATGCACAGGACCACAAGCATTAACCTACCAGCTGATCTCCCCTCCGTCAGTTTTCTTCGCTATTAAAGCTCTCCAGTGTTCGTGAGTACATTTGATGACCTTCATGGCAAAATCCTAAAGTTGAAGACGAGAACAAACATCACGTTACATGTAAGCACTAGACCATCCTCTCCAGACTATCAGTTACACGGAACGAGAGGCCAGTATTTATAGGCTGATTTTTAGATAGTTTCTGACTCAAGGGAGACCTCTTCCATTACTGCACCTTTCAGGAACAACAGCAACCTCCCAGCGTGCAACAGCTGAAACAACAGGGATTTTACAATATGAATTGTTTTACTTTCAAGGTGGGAGTATACGCCAAGGTCACCCAGCAAGCTTGAGGCCAAAAGAAACTGAATGTAGATAGTCTAGTCTCGAGCCAGTGCTCCATTATAAAagcccccccaccctgctgccctcTGTTTGTCTCCAGCAGGTAGCTGATCCCAACCTATCTGCGAGATTTCTGTCACTCCAGGCAAATCATTCAGCTGCTGCACAGACCAACGGGAAGACACACGCACCTAATCTAGAATTGCAACCATTTAAAAATGAACCTGCTCCCAAACAtatcacagctttttttccttaaaaaaagtaGTATACGCTCAAGCATTAACCTGTCAGCCGGAGAAGGAAGCACACACAATTCTTTGTTAGCACGAACACCAGCAAAAAATATCCTGGTTTCATACAACACAGAGCCAAATAAAACACTGCAGGAACACACGTGAGGTTCTCTGTCCCTCTTTTCCGCCTTGGTCTTGATTTCAGTTTCATCCATCTGGAGGGGCAGCGAGATGTCCCAGCCCACTCAACCTCGTGCTGTGCTACAGCTGAAGGGGACAAGTCCACTCCCACATGACTTCCGTTTTAGCCCCCCTTTACCCCTTCCTTCCCACTCGGGGCCCTGCAGGCCCACCCCTTCTCTGCACCAACGCTGGAGCTCTGGGAGCTGAGTCACCTCACTAACCCGCTCACAGCACACCCGGACTGGCAGGAGGGAGGGTGCAGAAGCAGGATTTCACCCGTTCAGGAGCAGCAAGTTATCTGACCCAAcccagagaagaggcagaagaacGCTGCCAAGGCAGAGCCTTACTCAAAGGGTGCGAGGGAACGCTTTATGCCTGAAGGAAGAAGCATTTTAACTCCTGAGTTCACTTCAACTTGCACCAGGCTGCAGCGGAACAGTGAGCAAGGCAGGTAAAGGGTGAGGTCAAGCAccctctgctccagagcaggagCAAATAAACCCAGTGCTTTCCACCCTGGTTCTGACACGGAGGCTCCCAGCCCTGAAGTGATCCCACATGAATGATAATATCCAACAGCAGCAGGGTGATAACACTATGCTTTTTCTCCTAGTATTCCTGCAAGCACTGGGCTGGAAACAAGCTGAATGGTAGGTTGGAAAAACAGCAGGAAGAATAAAGTCAGCTATCAGCAGCCCCGTAGAAATCCATTCTCTCAGCAACTGCTCGCTCGTGTCCCCACGCACCTTGAGCTCAGTTTTTGGACAGCGTGCCTTTGCATGCTCACAgtaatcacagaataccaggttggaagggacctccaggatcatctggttcaacctttcttggcaaaagcacggtctgGACAAGACGGTCCAGCACCCTacccagctgaatcttaaaagtgtccagtgttggcgaatccaccatttccctggggagattattccgGTGGCTGACTGCTCTCATTGggaaaaaattttcctcttgcgTCCAACTGGAgtgtccccaggagtaacttgtacccattacccctcatcttttccatgtgactccttgtaaaaagggagtctccatcttctttgtagccaccctttatATACTGGAACACAGTGATAAaagtctcccctaagccttctcttctcgaggctgaacaaacccagttcttaCAGACTTTCCTCATGCGAGGCTTCCCAGttccttgatcatctttgtggcccttctctggaccctctccagcctgtccacatcttttttgtgtggcagggaccaaaactgaacagtattccaggtgtggtctgACAAGAAAGGTGATCCTACCTTGTCTTTAAATTCACCATTAAAAGCAAACTGGTTTTCTGGCTTTCCATCAGGTACTTTGTATCTTCTGAACCAGTCCACTGTAGCTTCTAAGTACCCAGGTTTCATCCTTCTGACATCATTGATATCTAGCCAGGGAGAAGAGGTTTGTTAGCCAGATCTAGTAACAGAAGCTACTTAGCTGCTACCCCGCTCTCCCGAGCTGCCCCTCTTTTAGCCCCTCCTCAAGTAGCCTTAGCAACATTTCAGACAGGTTACAGGAAAGACACAAAGTGGGTATCTGCACAGGAAAGTTAGTCTTTCATCTTCACAGCATATCCTGTCTGCCTCCAGGAGCACGGGCACATTTAAACAGCTGCAATTAGAGACTTACTGGACAATCCCTTTCCTTCCACTCAGAGGACAGGCTGTACAGCCACCCTCTTCTCTGAGATGCCAGGCTGTGCAGAGGACTGACAATTTGGGATAAACAGCAGTAAAATGTTTTGCTACAAGACTGATAACATCCTGTTCTGCTGTCCTTCCAGTTTCACATCTGATTAGTACCGTGGCATAGAAGGAGCAAGCCCGTGTCCTGACTTGAAAGTTTCCTGTGGGCTCTCACGGAGAAAGGGGAGTACTAAGCTTGCTCCTCCCTCCTGTTACTCACCATTATAGTTGTCTGCTTCAGGGTCCTCAATGTTGATAGCAATTATCTTCCAGTCTGTCTCTCCCTCATCAATCAGTGCCAGTGTGCCCAGCACCTTCACTTTGATGACTTCTCCTCGAGAGCAGACCTGCAAGGACAAAGACGTTGTTGTCTGTACTGATGCATCCCAGGAATGCACAACAGGAGGCTGTGCAAGCTGTGGGAGTTCAGCAAGGAGTCGGGTACCACAAAAAGAGCTACCGCTTATCATCGGTTCACAAGCCTTGGCTCACAAGGCTCATGCTGTATGATCTCATCAACAACCTCCAGAGGCAGCGGAGGGAAACACCATATTCTTAAGGCAGAGGAGTTAAGAACTGAATAATGTCTCTGAATAGTTGACTAATTACATGTTTCAAAGGACAGTTACCCTTTAGAGTGCATTACCTTGCTTCCAATTTCGCACACGTCAATTGGATCATTATCTCCACAGCAGCCAGTATTCTCATCTTTGTGACCCGGGTCTTCCCAagtctgcaaaaaaaccccacactcagGAATAAGAACTCTCAGGTTtcaagaggaaacaaaaagcagttttatttcagGCATGCAATTGCCTCCAAGATACAGATGATGGCCCACTTCACACTTGCTTTCAGGTCTAGTGGTTGGGCTACTATTTCACTTGTGCCTGCAAATGCAGTTTGAATCCAAGTTAAAAGGTCTTATCTTGCCAAGGGTAAGCTGCTCCCTCCCACGGACAAACCTTTTTTTCAACAAGTTTCCAGACTTCCTCCTCCATTCCACAGATGCATAAAGGTGAAGTTCACATCTATAAAGAACAGTCATTGATTTGGCCGCCTGCCTGTTCCTCTCCCTATTCATTTCTTAACAGAAGTTTCCTGAACTCCAGATAGCAGTCCAATAGAGATGGAAGACAGACAGGGTgtattgtttccttttaattaaacaattaaaGACACATTGTTACGCTAGGAGCAGTGACAAGAACGCGGAGTCCCATACCCTGTGCTACCCAGTGTCCTAGTGCATCTCCCCCACAGTGGTGAGTCCAAGTTGGAAGACAGGATCCCAGAAGGCATTTGAGCTAGGCCTCCAAAAATAATAGCTACTTAAAACACGCTTCTGATCAGGAGTGAAAGGACACCGTGCCCACTTGCATCATAAGGAGCATCTACCTCTAAGGTTGTTGAGATATAAAAAGCAGGAATACTCTTCCCAAATCTCTGCAGGCCAGGATATGACTAGTATAGTCAAGACCTCGTGATGCATCCAGAGCCTTCGAGAAGATGTACTGAAACCTGGGTGGTGCTGAAGGACTCTTCACAATCGCTATCACGCTTCCCTACAAGGAAGGGTTAAGTTCAATCCCTTGTCCTTGATGCATAAACATCTTTGATCCACTAACACATGACTGCATGAAGGTTTCAAAAGCCATAATGCTGTAAAAAGGAACTGGCTTCAGAATCCATCCCAGTAGAAAACAATTCAGCTTCGAAACACCGTCTTAAGCCGCTTGGAGGAAACATGACATGCACTACTATCAAGACTAGAATTACAGAATTCAGTGTGTTTCCCTGTGAACTGCCACTGAAAATTTCTTTCTCTAAAGCAAACTCAAACCTCAGAGACCATCAGAGCCAAACAGCCTTGCTCAAAGTTCCTCTTTATCTAGCAGTCACCAGTCAGTTAAGAGCGTGTGTCCATCTGTTTGTCCCCCCTTGCCAGCTCTTTTGGGGAAAGCGTGTCTGTGCAGCTGTGGACGTCTGCCTCACATGGTCTCTGGACTGCTGAGTGCCTCTCTCAGATCCAACACTGAGATCAGGGCATCCTCTACCATCCAACAGGTCAATACATTAGTCTAGCTGTGTGTTTTAGACCCTGAACAATACGGGGCAGAAACAGGAAAGAGAGTCTTCAGATCTACTCAAGATTTTCACTGTCCACAGCTGAAGTCTAAAACAATCAGCTAATTCGctgcaacaaaaaaatcttctgcaAAGATTCAGTCTAAGGTCATACACCGAGATCCTGTACCATTCACTTAAAACTTCAGCTCTTTAAGCTTCACCAGGCAGGAACTGAGGGCATCGCATTGCCAGCTGCCCATCACGAACCTTCATCTTCCTTGTGTAGCGACAGCTTCTTTCATCAAAAGGCAAGGACCTGCTAGCTACTGTCCAACTGGACTGCTCAGTGGCCAAAAAGAGGAGTCACACAGCAGGTACCTCACTAACAGCAGCCACTCATCCTCAAATTTTTCAATAGTTTATTTACAGCATTAGCTACAAGCCTACCTCTTGAGATTTCTCCTTAAAACTATCCCTGCTTTCTGGACAGGTTCTCTTTATTAGCAAGATTACACATGCAGCTGCAAATGCTGCGATCAGACTTTCAGCTGGCCTCGCTCGTTAATTTGGTGGTAGTCAGAGACACACAGAggcatcctccctcctccccaccagaaAGGATGAGCCACCGAGACAAGTTACAGTACCTGTGGGATAGCACCGTAATTCCAGATATAACCCTTATGAGGAAACACGTTCGCTACATAGCGCAGTTTTCCCTTCTTCACATCTTGCTTAATTGGGTTTAAGGGATCCTTTGTTGCAATCTGAAAGGAAAGTTACATAAATCTCTCTACTTTGCTCtccaagaaaaaacaagagatttttttttttaaatgaagctgacTGCTAACTGACAAGGCAAGAGACCAGGAGCTGACCCCGAGGCCAACAGCAGACATTGGACAACTCCACTTTCTGTTGCATTGCCGTCTCCTGGGATAGTTTTCAGCAGACTTGCAAACGTCAGAAGCACGCGGGGTTGAGAGCCATGAGCTGCTGCTTTAATCAGAAGCCAGAGAAGAACACTAAGTTATTGCAACTTCTGCAAGTCTCTGCCTCCATCCTAGACTTCTAGCATTAAGGGAGTATTTACATGGGAAGTTAGAGCT is part of the Strix uralensis isolate ZFMK-TIS-50842 chromosome 7, bStrUra1, whole genome shotgun sequence genome and encodes:
- the PPA1 gene encoding inorganic pyrophosphatase yields the protein MAGYSVEERAAPHSLEYRLFFKDAAGRYISPFHDIPIYADAGKNVFNMVVEVPRWTNAKMEIATKDPLNPIKQDVKKGKLRYVANVFPHKGYIWNYGAIPQTWEDPGHKDENTGCCGDNDPIDVCEIGSKVCSRGEVIKVKVLGTLALIDEGETDWKIIAINIEDPEADNYNDINDVRRMKPGYLEATVDWFRRYKVPDGKPENQFAFNGEFKDKDFAMKVIKCTHEHWRALIAKKTDGGEISCTNLTVSDSPFCCSQECAKATVDAAPPCKAANPIPPEVDRWFYYQKN